From the Streptomyces nigrescens genome, one window contains:
- a CDS encoding zinc-binding dehydrogenase, with amino-acid sequence MFAAYAARIDRDQPLNGLELGERPAPDVRPGWTTVNVKAASLNHHDLWSLRGVGITEEALPMILGCDAAGVDADGNEVVLHSVIGQTGHGVGPKEKPSILTERYQGTFAEQVTVPSWNVLPKPKELSFAEAACLPTAWLTAYRMLFTNGGVRPGDSVLVQGAGGGVATAAIVLGAAAGLRVFATSRDEAKRKRALELGAEAVFATGERLPQRVDAVIETVGAATWSHSVKSLRPGGTLVISGATSGFTPKSGELNRIFFLELKIVGSTMGSKEELASLLSFCAAKGIRPVIDSTLPLDRAREGFTKMAEGELFGKIVLTV; translated from the coding sequence ATGTTTGCTGCCTATGCCGCCCGCATCGACCGTGACCAGCCGCTGAACGGCCTCGAATTGGGGGAGCGCCCGGCCCCCGACGTACGTCCCGGCTGGACGACCGTCAACGTCAAGGCCGCCTCCCTCAACCACCACGACCTGTGGTCGCTGCGCGGGGTGGGGATCACCGAGGAGGCGCTGCCGATGATCCTCGGCTGCGATGCCGCCGGGGTGGACGCGGACGGCAACGAGGTCGTCCTGCACTCCGTCATCGGGCAGACCGGCCACGGTGTCGGCCCCAAGGAGAAGCCCTCCATCCTCACCGAGCGGTATCAGGGCACGTTCGCGGAGCAGGTCACCGTCCCCTCCTGGAATGTGCTGCCCAAGCCGAAGGAGCTGTCCTTCGCGGAGGCCGCCTGTCTGCCGACCGCCTGGCTGACCGCGTACCGGATGCTGTTCACCAACGGCGGCGTACGGCCCGGGGACAGCGTCCTGGTGCAGGGCGCGGGCGGCGGTGTGGCGACCGCCGCCATCGTGCTGGGCGCCGCGGCCGGGCTGCGGGTCTTCGCCACCAGCCGGGACGAGGCCAAGCGCAAGCGCGCCCTGGAGCTGGGCGCCGAGGCGGTGTTCGCGACCGGTGAGCGGCTGCCGCAGCGGGTGGACGCGGTGATCGAGACGGTCGGCGCCGCCACCTGGTCCCACTCCGTGAAGTCGCTGCGCCCCGGCGGCACCCTGGTCATCTCGGGCGCCACCAGCGGCTTCACCCCGAAGAGCGGGGAGCTCAACCGGATCTTCTTCCTGGAGCTGAAGATCGTCGGCTCCACGATGGGCAGCAAGGAGGAGCTGGCGTCGCTGCTCAGCTTCTGCGCGGCCAAGGGCATCCGGCCGGTCATCGACTCGACGCTGCCGCTGGACCGGGCGCGTGAGGGGTTCACCAAGATGGCGGAGGGCGAGCTGTTCGGCAAGATCGTGCTGACCGTCTGA
- a CDS encoding poly-gamma-glutamate biosynthesis protein PgsC/CapC — protein MIPAVLTPEIAAIGIALGLMFSLVCYLTTNLSPGGMITPGWLALTLVEDLQRAAMVVGVTVLTYLATLFVQRVAILYGKRLFAAVVLIGVVINGTLMIVLQLEFPLMYTNQTLGFIVPGLIAYQLVRQPKGPTVLATGSVTLMAYVVLAAGILLGVMPSA, from the coding sequence TTGATCCCCGCCGTCCTCACGCCCGAGATCGCCGCTATCGGCATCGCCCTCGGGCTCATGTTCTCGCTCGTCTGCTACCTGACGACCAACCTCTCACCAGGCGGCATGATCACCCCCGGCTGGCTTGCGCTGACCCTGGTGGAGGATCTCCAGCGTGCCGCGATGGTCGTGGGCGTGACGGTCCTTACGTACCTGGCCACCCTGTTCGTGCAGCGGGTCGCGATCCTCTACGGCAAGCGGCTGTTCGCGGCCGTCGTGCTGATCGGTGTCGTGATCAACGGCACGCTGATGATCGTGCTGCAACTCGAGTTCCCGCTGATGTACACGAATCAGACCCTCGGGTTCATCGTCCCCGGTCTGATCGCCTACCAGCTGGTCCGCCAGCCGAAGGGCCCGACCGTGCTGGCCACCGGCTCGGTGACGCTCATGGCCTATGTCGTGCTGGCCGCCGGAATTCTGCTCGGCGTCATGCCGTCCGCCTGA
- a CDS encoding NAD(P)-dependent malic enzyme, with translation MAAEIVNPRSDSNTGADAGSAPDDAFDPAFALHRGGKMAIQATVPVRDKDDLSLAYTPGVAKVCSAIAEQPELVHDYTWKSQVVAVVTDGTAVLGLGDIGPEASLPVMEGKAILFKQFGGVDAVPIALATTDTDEIIETVVRMAPSFGGVNLEDISAPRCFEIERRLQERLDIPVFHDDQHGTAVVTLAALRNAAKLTDRSLGQLRAVISGAGAAGVAIAKILIEAGIGDVAVCDRKGVVSTDRSDLTDVKREVAGFTNKGRLTGSLEDALDGADVFIGVSGGTVPEEAVAKMAKDSLIFAMANPTPEIHPDVAHKYAAVVATGRSDFPNQINNVLAFPGIFAGAMQVRASRITEGMKLAAAEALAAVVADELSADRVIPSPFDERVAPAVTAAVAAAARAEGVARR, from the coding sequence GTGGCAGCGGAGATCGTCAATCCTCGCAGCGACAGCAATACCGGTGCGGACGCGGGCAGTGCGCCCGACGACGCCTTCGATCCGGCGTTCGCGCTGCATCGCGGCGGCAAGATGGCCATTCAGGCGACCGTGCCGGTCCGGGACAAGGACGACCTGTCCCTCGCCTACACACCGGGCGTCGCCAAGGTGTGCAGCGCCATCGCCGAGCAGCCCGAGCTGGTGCACGACTACACCTGGAAGTCCCAGGTCGTCGCCGTGGTCACGGACGGCACCGCGGTGCTGGGCCTGGGCGACATCGGCCCGGAGGCCTCCCTCCCCGTGATGGAGGGCAAGGCCATCCTCTTCAAGCAGTTCGGCGGTGTGGACGCGGTGCCGATCGCGCTCGCCACCACCGACACCGACGAGATCATCGAGACCGTCGTCCGGATGGCTCCGTCCTTCGGCGGCGTCAATCTGGAGGACATCTCGGCGCCGCGGTGCTTCGAGATCGAGCGCCGGCTCCAGGAGCGGCTGGACATCCCGGTCTTCCACGACGACCAGCACGGCACCGCCGTGGTCACCCTGGCCGCCCTGCGCAACGCCGCCAAGCTCACCGACCGTTCGCTCGGCCAGCTGCGGGCGGTCATCTCGGGTGCCGGTGCGGCCGGTGTCGCCATCGCCAAGATCCTCATCGAGGCGGGCATCGGAGACGTCGCGGTCTGTGACCGCAAGGGCGTCGTCTCCACCGACCGCAGCGACCTCACGGACGTCAAGCGCGAGGTGGCCGGCTTCACCAACAAGGGCCGGCTGACCGGCTCGCTGGAGGACGCGCTGGACGGTGCCGATGTCTTCATCGGTGTCTCCGGTGGCACGGTGCCGGAGGAGGCGGTGGCGAAGATGGCGAAGGACTCGCTGATCTTCGCGATGGCCAACCCCACCCCGGAGATCCACCCGGATGTCGCGCACAAGTACGCGGCCGTGGTCGCCACCGGGCGCAGCGACTTCCCCAACCAGATCAACAACGTGCTGGCCTTCCCGGGCATCTTCGCCGGTGCCATGCAGGTGCGGGCCTCGCGGATCACGGAGGGCATGAAGCTCGCCGCCGCCGAGGCGCTGGCCGCCGTGGTCGCCGACGAACTCAGCGCCGACCGGGTCATCCCCTCGCCGTTCGACGAGCGGGTCGCCCCGGCCGTCACCGCCGCCGTCGCGGCCGCCGCCCGCGCCGAGGGCGTGGCGCGCCGCTGA
- a CDS encoding CapA family protein, producing MALLAVCAAACAGPGESNPPRAEGRSFTVAAAGDILIHPQLTEQAKRDAKRTGRGVKGIDFNPIMAGIKPVISKADLGICHFEPVVGTPEGPFRSYPDFLVPPQITTTIKKVGYDTCSTASNHTLDHGAAGVERTLGAMDKAGLRHTGSARSGAEAGKPLIMDVKGVKVAQISFAYGFNGRKAPKDKPWLVNRTSVERIAAAERAARRAGADVVILSVHWGQEHRPDPSTPQLALGREIAEKTGINLVIGHHAHVVQPMEKVHGTWIAYGLGNQLARHETPTGLSEEGVIGWFKFTERGGDWDVRARYVPTLVDIPPEEKDPVAGGGGEASGQRDHRLVDVAAALRGHKKLTAQQRARYRLAFERTRGTMLNRGAAEGALKPLKDIPG from the coding sequence CTGGCATTACTCGCGGTGTGCGCCGCGGCATGTGCCGGCCCTGGAGAGAGCAATCCGCCCAGGGCGGAAGGACGTTCGTTCACGGTGGCCGCGGCGGGAGACATCCTGATTCACCCGCAGCTGACGGAGCAGGCAAAAAGAGACGCCAAGAGAACGGGCCGTGGGGTCAAGGGGATTGACTTCAACCCGATCATGGCCGGAATCAAACCGGTCATCAGCAAGGCGGACTTGGGTATCTGCCACTTCGAGCCCGTCGTGGGCACGCCGGAAGGCCCCTTCCGGTCCTACCCGGACTTTCTCGTCCCCCCACAGATCACCACCACGATCAAGAAGGTCGGCTACGACACCTGCTCAACCGCCTCGAACCACACCCTCGACCACGGTGCGGCAGGGGTGGAACGGACCTTGGGGGCCATGGACAAGGCCGGTCTGCGGCACACCGGTTCGGCCCGCAGCGGGGCGGAGGCGGGCAAGCCGCTCATCATGGACGTCAAGGGCGTCAAGGTCGCACAGATCTCCTTCGCCTACGGCTTCAACGGCCGCAAAGCGCCGAAGGACAAGCCCTGGTTGGTCAACCGGACCAGCGTCGAGCGGATCGCAGCAGCGGAGCGGGCCGCCCGCAGGGCCGGGGCCGACGTGGTCATCCTCAGCGTCCACTGGGGCCAGGAGCACCGGCCCGACCCGAGCACCCCGCAGCTGGCCCTGGGCAGGGAGATCGCCGAGAAGACCGGCATCAACCTGGTGATCGGCCATCACGCCCATGTCGTGCAGCCGATGGAGAAAGTGCACGGAACCTGGATCGCGTATGGACTCGGCAACCAGCTTGCCCGCCACGAGACGCCGACCGGCCTGTCGGAGGAAGGCGTGATCGGCTGGTTCAAGTTCACCGAGCGGGGCGGTGACTGGGACGTCCGGGCCCGCTATGTGCCGACGCTCGTCGACATCCCGCCGGAGGAGAAAGATCCCGTCGCCGGCGGGGGCGGCGAGGCGAGCGGGCAACGCGACCACCGGTTGGTGGACGTGGCCGCTGCGCTGCGTGGCCACAAGAAGCTCACCGCGCAGCAGCGGGCCCGCTACCGGCTCGCCTTCGAGCGGACCCGCGGCACGATGCTGAACCGCGGCGCCGCCGAAGGCGCTCTCAAGCCGCTCAAGGACATCCCCGGCTGA
- the pgsB gene encoding poly-gamma-glutamate synthase PgsB encodes MLFLYTVLVVCCAILLIAGIIEQRRHFSNLEHIPTRVLVNGIRGKSSITRLCAGALRGGGLATVAKTTGTAARFIHPDATEEPVYRKFGIANVVEQIGIVRRAAAYHPDALVIECMAVMPALQEINQSKLIRSTIGVLCNVREDHLAEMGPTLDDVARSLSRSMPEGGICVTAEQDRFHILQEEADARDCRLIYADPGTVTDEELRGFSWFTFKENVAIALAVAELLGVDRGTALQGMYDAPPDPGVLSVERYRTPDGKRLRFANVFAANDPESTLMNIRQLLDLGAVHRPLNVVINCRPDRVERNGQMGEIIPELEPDKVFVIGHPAKSAIDAIPAAWRSRAVDLGGDRRDPEEFMDRMVNHLGPDSSLVAVGNIHGQGEHLLEQLAELPADEGPDGVPQHPQDGPADSAERPAPPADLSTGHPPAHESRPHQPFVPLQHPHTDSWQSSGEHP; translated from the coding sequence GTGCTCTTCCTCTACACCGTTCTCGTCGTGTGCTGCGCGATCCTGCTGATCGCCGGAATCATCGAGCAGCGACGGCACTTCAGCAATCTGGAGCACATACCCACCCGGGTGCTCGTCAACGGCATCCGCGGCAAGAGCTCCATCACCCGGCTGTGCGCGGGTGCGCTGCGGGGCGGCGGCCTGGCCACCGTGGCCAAGACGACCGGCACCGCGGCCCGGTTCATCCACCCGGACGCCACCGAGGAGCCGGTCTACCGCAAGTTCGGCATAGCCAACGTGGTCGAGCAGATCGGCATCGTCCGGCGGGCCGCCGCGTACCACCCGGACGCCCTGGTGATCGAGTGCATGGCCGTCATGCCGGCACTGCAGGAGATCAACCAGTCCAAGCTGATCCGGTCCACCATCGGTGTCCTGTGCAATGTCCGCGAGGACCATCTGGCCGAGATGGGGCCCACCCTCGACGATGTCGCCCGCTCGTTGTCCCGCTCCATGCCGGAGGGCGGTATCTGTGTGACCGCCGAGCAGGACCGGTTCCACATTCTCCAGGAGGAGGCGGACGCCCGCGACTGCCGGCTGATCTACGCCGACCCCGGGACGGTGACCGATGAGGAGCTGCGCGGCTTCAGCTGGTTCACCTTCAAGGAGAACGTGGCCATCGCGCTGGCCGTCGCGGAACTGCTCGGTGTGGACCGCGGGACGGCGCTGCAGGGCATGTACGACGCTCCGCCGGACCCGGGTGTCCTCTCCGTCGAGCGGTACCGCACGCCCGACGGCAAGCGGCTGCGGTTCGCGAATGTCTTCGCCGCGAACGACCCCGAGTCGACGCTGATGAACATCCGTCAGCTGCTCGATCTGGGCGCGGTCCACCGGCCCCTGAACGTCGTGATCAACTGCCGCCCGGACCGTGTCGAGCGCAACGGCCAGATGGGCGAGATCATCCCCGAACTCGAACCCGACAAGGTCTTCGTGATCGGGCATCCGGCCAAGAGCGCGATCGATGCGATCCCCGCCGCGTGGCGCTCCCGTGCGGTGGACCTCGGCGGCGACCGCCGCGACCCCGAGGAGTTCATGGATCGGATGGTGAACCACCTCGGTCCGGATTCGTCGCTGGTCGCCGTCGGCAACATCCACGGCCAGGGCGAGCACCTGCTGGAGCAGCTGGCCGAACTTCCCGCGGACGAAGGGCCCGACGGCGTTCCGCAGCACCCCCAGGACGGCCCGGCGGACTCCGCGGAACGCCCCGCACCCCCGGCCGACCTGTCCACCGGGCACCCACCGGCCCACGAGTCCCGCCCTCACCAACCGTTCGTACCGCTGCAGCACCCGCACACCGATTCGTGGCAGAGCTCAGGAGAGCACCCTTGA
- a CDS encoding HAMP domain-containing protein, translating into MSLLGGVRPPIAVLSALLLALAAVTALGLGRVGHDRIPEAVLTSQQQFAEDGAIAMRSSVDESVTDLHRVAGLLSSGAPVPADAVLDKVGSVYQKWRGTAVIEIGSGKLLAARGENLPLATIDRGKLSEKDGLGPRMVRLANGETRLLSFALLSWDGRPKQLLVASRSLRVPGISLGQFRTIAVLDSTGAILSRGGSRESEQDLDDPQRKAAKRADSELRAFARTAAERARQHPLKAREPGSGGFPGVSGSLTGGASNGERAAAGYATLAPARPGESTVAGGLGLTVVTMVDVAEDPSRGADPLFGVAAAGALLVIGAAVVALLLGLVQRPLLRLFLESRRLTGGELQRPVSVPANGEAARVGHALERLRRQLLGAPHGTSDPATPRRLRRIGVRGLTAACAVLLLAWSAPLALSLNHADAKAVIPQQLVNDQRERTDTLADRVRRALDEGRTDLVSVASLIGDRTSPDQMAEVLERTLQEHPRYASLYILGADGKVLARAGGTPHHPAGKGPGTRAVTVLNEGGKEPVVAGYAEVPGRKGAAVAGEFRVDFFNSLLKRPGLGEVRVVDDKRRTLGGNTGYRAFEKLPSERLDTLVQGTGARAGASLRPGALLHRNGSGVQIAAAAPFNGGGVAKSLNWTVVSWKPAEGLALPQYTVQNHTVLAGLLGLTAAAACLGWLHIVVARPLRTLAAQAEALADGDRRTVLYPRHHDEVGAVVRSLELIRQQLQEQRKRDSAPLAGRN; encoded by the coding sequence ATGTCACTGCTCGGCGGCGTACGCCCGCCCATCGCCGTCCTGTCGGCCCTGCTGCTCGCCCTGGCCGCCGTCACTGCCCTCGGCCTCGGCAGGGTCGGCCACGACAGGATTCCCGAGGCGGTGCTCACGTCTCAGCAGCAATTCGCCGAGGACGGCGCCATCGCCATGCGTTCCTCGGTCGACGAGAGCGTCACCGACCTCCATCGTGTGGCGGGACTCCTCAGTTCGGGTGCCCCGGTCCCGGCCGATGCCGTGCTGGACAAGGTCGGCAGCGTCTACCAGAAGTGGCGCGGCACGGCCGTCATCGAGATCGGGTCGGGCAAGCTCCTCGCCGCACGGGGCGAGAACCTGCCACTGGCGACGATCGACCGCGGAAAGCTGTCCGAGAAGGACGGGCTCGGCCCGCGCATGGTCCGCCTGGCGAACGGTGAGACCCGCCTGCTCTCCTTTGCCCTGCTCTCCTGGGACGGCCGGCCGAAGCAGCTCCTCGTCGCTTCCCGCAGCCTTCGTGTCCCCGGCATCAGCCTCGGCCAGTTCCGGACCATCGCCGTGCTGGACTCGACGGGCGCGATTCTCAGCCGCGGTGGCAGCCGCGAGTCCGAGCAGGACCTCGACGACCCGCAGCGGAAGGCGGCCAAGCGGGCGGACAGTGAGCTGAGGGCGTTCGCCAGGACTGCTGCCGAGAGGGCCCGTCAGCACCCCCTCAAGGCCAGGGAGCCAGGTTCCGGGGGCTTTCCGGGGGTGAGCGGGAGCCTCACCGGCGGGGCGTCCAACGGTGAGCGCGCCGCAGCCGGTTATGCCACCCTCGCTCCCGCCCGGCCCGGCGAGAGCACCGTCGCCGGCGGCCTCGGCCTGACGGTCGTCACGATGGTCGACGTGGCCGAGGACCCGTCCCGGGGCGCCGACCCGCTCTTCGGTGTCGCCGCGGCCGGCGCGCTGCTCGTCATCGGTGCGGCTGTCGTGGCTCTGCTTCTCGGTCTCGTGCAGCGCCCGCTGCTCCGGCTCTTCCTGGAGAGCCGCCGACTCACCGGAGGCGAGCTGCAGCGGCCCGTGAGCGTACCCGCAAACGGAGAGGCGGCCCGGGTCGGCCACGCACTGGAACGTCTGCGGCGCCAGCTCCTCGGCGCGCCGCACGGGACGAGCGACCCCGCCACCCCGCGGCGGCTGCGCCGGATCGGTGTCCGGGGCCTGACGGCCGCGTGTGCGGTACTCCTGCTCGCCTGGTCCGCCCCACTGGCGCTGTCCCTGAACCACGCCGACGCGAAGGCCGTCATTCCGCAGCAGCTCGTCAACGACCAGCGCGAGCGCACCGACACCCTGGCCGACCGGGTCCGGCGAGCCCTCGACGAGGGCCGTACCGACCTCGTCTCGGTGGCGTCCCTGATCGGCGACCGCACCTCGCCGGACCAGATGGCCGAGGTCCTGGAGCGCACCCTTCAGGAGCACCCGCGTTACGCGTCCCTGTACATCCTCGGTGCCGACGGAAAGGTACTGGCCCGGGCCGGCGGCACTCCGCATCACCCGGCCGGCAAGGGCCCGGGCACCCGAGCGGTCACCGTGCTCAACGAGGGGGGCAAGGAGCCGGTCGTGGCGGGCTATGCAGAGGTGCCGGGCCGGAAGGGCGCCGCCGTGGCCGGTGAGTTCCGGGTCGACTTCTTCAATTCACTGCTCAAGCGGCCCGGCCTCGGCGAGGTCCGGGTGGTCGACGACAAGCGCCGGACACTCGGTGGCAACACCGGCTACCGCGCCTTCGAGAAGCTGCCCTCGGAGCGGCTCGACACCCTGGTGCAGGGGACGGGCGCCAGAGCCGGCGCGAGCCTGCGGCCCGGCGCGCTCCTCCACCGCAACGGCAGCGGCGTCCAGATCGCGGCGGCGGCCCCGTTCAACGGCGGCGGCGTGGCGAAGTCGCTGAACTGGACCGTGGTCAGCTGGAAGCCCGCTGAAGGGCTTGCCCTGCCCCAGTACACCGTGCAGAACCACACCGTGCTGGCCGGGCTGCTCGGTCTCACTGCTGCCGCCGCCTGTCTCGGCTGGCTGCACATCGTGGTGGCGCGCCCGCTGCGCACCCTGGCCGCACAGGCCGAGGCGCTCGCCGACGGGGACCGTCGCACCGTGCTCTACCCACGCCATCACGACGAGGTCGGCGCCGTCGTCCGCAGCCTGGAGCTGATCCGGCAGCAGCTCCAGGAGCAGCGCAAGCGGGACAGTGCCCCTCTGGCCGGAAGGAACTGA
- a CDS encoding C40 family peptidase, which translates to MSAKTQRGRRRVLHAVIVTALLAGSAYLTVALRQEEQTTTPAIPAVTDEAGLKSSLTRGLSGDLTWERLRSPARSVLRGKKGEVFATFTDGARTATLTGRSRTFTEPAATTSRIVTDNWVRMMPEPWRKGAEKEKWFKDWFKDNFGSEKDDLFAMAFQYVAQAPVKQNAAGVRYAGDANYGPIDAHGGSGAGRRLEESDFYDYLGIPYTFRDGTSMQPERARARSMDCSGFIRAVLGYRAGYPLRADDGRGDGLPRTANGMARSGLGVGVVPLTGSAPAFVRPASTDVLQPGDLVFFKLEARTEERLDHVGMYLGNDSDGHQVFISSRQEVNGPTIGDKGGTSRLDGNGYYARALRSAKRL; encoded by the coding sequence ATGAGCGCCAAGACCCAGCGCGGCCGTCGCCGCGTTCTGCACGCCGTGATCGTGACCGCCCTGCTCGCCGGCAGTGCGTACCTCACCGTGGCACTTCGCCAGGAGGAGCAGACCACGACACCTGCCATACCGGCGGTCACCGATGAAGCCGGCCTCAAGTCGTCCCTGACGAGAGGGCTCTCCGGCGACCTGACCTGGGAGCGGCTCCGGAGTCCGGCCCGCTCCGTGCTGCGCGGCAAGAAGGGCGAGGTGTTCGCCACCTTCACCGACGGGGCCCGCACCGCCACCCTCACCGGCCGGAGCCGCACCTTCACCGAGCCCGCCGCCACCACGTCCCGGATCGTCACCGACAACTGGGTCCGGATGATGCCGGAACCCTGGCGGAAGGGCGCCGAGAAGGAGAAGTGGTTCAAGGACTGGTTCAAGGACAACTTCGGCAGCGAGAAGGACGATCTCTTCGCGATGGCCTTCCAATATGTCGCCCAGGCCCCCGTGAAGCAGAACGCCGCAGGGGTCAGGTACGCGGGCGACGCGAACTACGGGCCGATCGATGCGCACGGCGGGTCCGGCGCCGGCCGGCGGCTCGAGGAGTCCGACTTCTACGACTACCTGGGCATCCCGTACACCTTCCGGGACGGCACCTCGATGCAGCCCGAGAGGGCGCGGGCGCGGTCCATGGACTGCTCCGGCTTCATCCGGGCGGTGCTGGGCTATCGCGCCGGCTACCCCCTGAGGGCGGACGACGGAAGGGGCGACGGCCTGCCTCGTACGGCCAACGGGATGGCCCGCTCCGGGCTCGGCGTAGGCGTCGTGCCGCTGACCGGCTCCGCGCCGGCCTTTGTCAGGCCTGCCTCGACCGATGTGCTCCAGCCCGGCGACCTGGTGTTCTTCAAGCTGGAGGCCCGCACCGAGGAGCGTCTCGACCACGTCGGCATGTACCTGGGCAACGACTCCGACGGGCACCAGGTCTTCATATCGAGCCGGCAAGAGGTCAACGGCCCGACCATCGGGGACAAGGGCGGTACGTCGCGGCTGGACGGAAACGGCTACTACGCCAGGGCGTTGCGCAGCGCCAAGCGCCTGTGA
- a CDS encoding HutD/Ves family protein, with protein MNVRILRAEGRPAAPWSNGGGVTREVAVHPPGAGWDTFAWRVSLADVTRDGPYSPLPGVRRILTVVDGAGLELTVDGTTRLLPDRCRPFAFPGGADTGSRLLDGPVVNLNVMLREGRADAVVEMVRGHRVVEPVPRPGGGQDTGSGVLVVAVEGSTRLVGRGAAGESAVQLARFDAALLTGPDAVPAEVRTDGVAAVIRLSGPGPGPVESAGPARSRFMDTP; from the coding sequence GTGAACGTGCGGATCCTGCGGGCGGAGGGGCGCCCCGCCGCGCCATGGAGCAACGGCGGCGGGGTGACCCGGGAGGTCGCCGTGCACCCGCCGGGCGCCGGCTGGGACACCTTCGCCTGGCGGGTCAGCCTCGCGGACGTCACCCGGGACGGGCCGTACTCGCCGCTGCCCGGCGTCCGGCGGATCCTCACCGTCGTCGACGGCGCCGGGCTGGAGCTGACGGTGGACGGCACCACCCGTCTCCTCCCGGACCGCTGCCGCCCGTTCGCCTTCCCCGGCGGCGCGGACACCGGCTCCCGGCTGCTGGACGGCCCCGTCGTCAACCTCAATGTGATGCTGCGGGAGGGGCGGGCGGACGCGGTGGTGGAGATGGTGCGGGGGCACCGGGTGGTGGAGCCGGTGCCGCGGCCGGGGGGCGGCCAGGACACCGGGTCCGGGGTGCTCGTGGTGGCGGTGGAGGGAAGCACGCGGCTCGTGGGGCGCGGGGCGGCCGGGGAGTCCGCCGTGCAGCTGGCGAGGTTCGACGCGGCGCTGCTGACGGGGCCGGACGCGGTGCCTGCCGAGGTGCGGACGGACGGTGTCGCGGCGGTGATCCGCTTGTCCGGCCCCGGCCCCGGCCCCGTCGAGTCCGCCGGTCCGGCCCGGAGTCGGTTCATGGACACCCCCTAG
- a CDS encoding ABC transporter substrate-binding protein has protein sequence MTASTTRRSAAGRSRTAVAAATAVAASLLLLSACGDQTNEAIAKREAKKSRNVNAPLFKLLPKDVQEKGFLQVGSDITYKPVEFRSNGKIEGIDPDLAAAMSKELGIKLNFNNATFDTLMGGLKSKRYDIAMSAMTDTKERQEGIDSNTGKKIGKGVDFIDYLNVGVSLYTRKGKTNGVDGWETLCGKKIAVQRGTVSHDLAKDKSKACESNDSEPISIEAFDNDSEAQTRLRTGGVDAVSSDYPVAAYAVKVSGKGKDFQMVGGAPLKAAPYGIAVPKGQDRLRDALKAAVERTIKNGSYAKVLDKWDVKDAAVKKVQLNGG, from the coding sequence ATGACCGCAAGCACCACCCGTCGCTCGGCCGCCGGCAGGTCTCGCACAGCCGTGGCCGCAGCGACCGCGGTCGCCGCCTCGCTGCTGTTGCTCAGCGCCTGCGGCGACCAGACGAATGAGGCCATCGCCAAGCGCGAGGCGAAGAAGAGCCGCAACGTCAACGCCCCACTGTTCAAGCTGCTGCCCAAGGACGTCCAGGAAAAGGGCTTCCTCCAGGTCGGCTCGGACATCACCTACAAGCCGGTGGAGTTCCGCTCCAACGGGAAGATCGAGGGCATCGACCCGGATCTCGCGGCGGCGATGAGCAAGGAGCTGGGCATCAAGCTCAACTTCAACAACGCCACCTTCGACACCCTCATGGGCGGCCTGAAGTCCAAGCGCTACGACATCGCGATGTCGGCGATGACGGACACCAAGGAGCGCCAGGAGGGCATCGACAGCAACACCGGCAAGAAGATCGGCAAGGGTGTCGACTTCATCGACTACCTCAACGTCGGCGTCTCGCTCTACACCCGCAAGGGCAAGACCAACGGCGTCGACGGCTGGGAAACGCTGTGCGGCAAGAAGATCGCGGTGCAGCGCGGCACGGTCTCGCACGACCTGGCCAAGGACAAGTCGAAGGCCTGTGAGTCCAACGATTCCGAGCCGATCTCGATCGAGGCGTTCGACAACGACTCCGAGGCCCAGACCCGGCTGCGTACCGGCGGTGTGGACGCCGTCTCCAGCGACTACCCGGTCGCGGCGTACGCGGTGAAGGTCTCCGGCAAGGGCAAGGACTTCCAGATGGTCGGCGGCGCGCCGCTGAAGGCGGCCCCGTACGGCATCGCGGTTCCCAAGGGCCAGGACCGGCTGCGTGACGCACTGAAGGCCGCCGTGGAACGCACGATCAAGAACGGCTCGTACGCCAAGGTCCTGGACAAGTGGGACGTCAAGGACGCCGCGGTCAAGAAGGTGCAGCTCAATGGCGGCTGA